One genomic window of Bacillus mycoides includes the following:
- a CDS encoding ABC transporter ATP-binding protein, which yields MHEENLIEVRNLKKYFPIKKGLFGRKTEQLKAVDDLSFTIKKGETFGLVGESGCGKSTTGRSIIRLHDVTSGNILFDGKDIADLKESELKDYRKRMQIIFQDPYASLNPTMNVFQIISEPMNIHGSYEKEEQKEIILDLLKKVGLKEEHLYRYPHEFSGGQRQRISIARALSVKPDFILCDEPISALDVSVQAQVVNMLQDIQEETGVTYLFIAHDLSMVRHISDRIGVMYLGNIVEIADSEDLYTKPAHPYTQALLSSMPEPDPTNAGKERIILEGEVPSPLNSPSGCKFRTRCKFATEKCAQEVPKMVEIAKGHEVACHLF from the coding sequence ATGCATGAAGAAAACTTAATTGAAGTTCGGAACTTAAAAAAGTATTTTCCTATTAAAAAAGGACTATTCGGCAGAAAAACAGAGCAATTAAAAGCAGTCGATGACCTTAGCTTCACAATAAAAAAGGGTGAAACATTCGGATTAGTAGGAGAATCAGGCTGCGGAAAATCAACGACAGGAAGAAGTATCATTCGCTTACACGACGTCACTTCAGGTAACATTCTATTCGACGGAAAAGATATCGCAGATCTAAAAGAAAGCGAACTAAAAGATTATCGAAAAAGAATGCAAATCATTTTCCAAGACCCGTACGCATCATTAAACCCGACAATGAATGTATTCCAAATTATTAGCGAACCGATGAACATTCATGGCTCTTACGAAAAAGAAGAACAAAAAGAAATCATTTTAGACCTGCTGAAAAAGGTAGGCCTAAAAGAAGAACACTTATATCGCTACCCGCACGAATTTAGCGGAGGCCAGCGCCAGCGCATTAGCATAGCGCGCGCACTATCTGTAAAACCAGACTTCATCCTATGTGACGAACCAATCTCAGCACTCGATGTCTCAGTCCAAGCACAGGTCGTAAACATGCTGCAAGACATTCAAGAAGAAACAGGCGTCACATACTTATTCATCGCACATGACCTATCCATGGTAAGACACATATCAGACCGAATCGGAGTCATGTACTTAGGAAACATAGTAGAAATTGCCGACAGCGAAGACTTATACACAAAACCGGCACATCCATACACACAAGCACTACTCTCATCTATGCCAGAACCAGACCCAACAAACGCAGGCAAAGAACGAATCATCCTAGAGGGTGAAGTTCCAAGCCCGCTAAACTCACCATCCGGTTGCAAATTCAGAACGAGATGTAAATTCGCAACCGAAAAATGCGCACAGGAAGTACCGAAAATGGTGGAGATTGCGAAGGGGCATGAGGTGGCTTGTCATTTGTTTTAG
- a CDS encoding WXG100 family type VII secretion target → MAGQIRMSPEELKSKAARYGQGANQIEDILSQLQNLQNELRGEWEGRAFEGFDQQFNQLKPKVQNFAQLLQEINMQLNKTAEAVASHDEELSRNFGLK, encoded by the coding sequence ATGGCTGGACAAATTCGTATGTCACCAGAGGAGCTTAAATCAAAAGCGGCTCGATATGGACAAGGTGCAAATCAAATTGAGGACATTTTAAGTCAACTACAAAACTTACAAAATGAATTAAGAGGAGAATGGGAAGGACGTGCTTTTGAAGGTTTTGACCAACAGTTCAATCAATTAAAGCCAAAGGTACAAAACTTTGCACAGCTATTACAAGAAATTAATATGCAGCTTAATAAAACTGCAGAGGCTGTTGCTTCTCATGATGAAGAATTATCACGTAATTTCGGTTTGAAATAA
- a CDS encoding TIGR04197 family type VII secretion effector has translation MGQFQSNLQTATQIATKMESASDRIQSATTRSITKATRTTLSVNLKAQEANQQVLDLTKQFSTAFQQAVDNIHSVSNEFERMDNELHNTFR, from the coding sequence ATGGGACAATTTCAAAGTAATTTACAAACAGCAACGCAAATTGCTACGAAAATGGAATCAGCCTCTGATAGGATTCAAAGTGCAACAACTCGTTCTATAACAAAGGCGACGCGTACAACATTATCTGTTAATTTGAAAGCACAAGAAGCGAATCAGCAAGTTTTAGACTTGACGAAACAATTTTCCACTGCCTTTCAACAAGCAGTTGATAATATTCATTCGGTATCTAATGAATTTGAGAGAATGGATAACGAACTTCACAATACTTTTCGCTAA
- a CDS encoding DUF3958 family protein: MSQDIEKQINQVNQKLRSVFEEQDRNQSAIQAQEQAEADFYECRSRNRRLFDRILGTWHGDREMSQFFMNTYQDAQHIERKVTFELENKKETLFKEKRDLSDLENDLSYQQQQLVKEANS; encoded by the coding sequence ATGAGTCAAGATATTGAAAAACAAATTAATCAAGTAAATCAAAAGTTACGAAGTGTATTTGAAGAACAGGACCGAAATCAATCTGCGATTCAAGCTCAAGAACAAGCGGAAGCAGATTTTTATGAATGTAGAAGTCGAAATCGTCGTTTGTTTGATCGAATTTTAGGAACTTGGCATGGTGATAGAGAAATGTCCCAGTTTTTTATGAATACGTATCAAGATGCACAACATATTGAACGAAAAGTCACATTTGAATTGGAAAACAAAAAAGAAACATTGTTTAAAGAGAAACGAGATCTTAGTGATTTAGAAAACGACCTTTCATATCAGCAACAACAATTAGTAAAGGAGGCTAATTCATGA